DNA from Vitis vinifera cultivar Pinot Noir 40024 chromosome 19, ASM3070453v1:
GCGGCTTCTGTAGTTCGTCAGAGGTGGGAGCTGTTCTAATGCCAGATGAAACCGTGTTTGGGATAGCCTCTTCACCTGCACTATCGTCTCAATCTCATCTTCTTCAGAATCTTGTTCAAAATCTGACGATCCTCCCAGCTCAGGCTCGTGGATTCTCCGGGACCTGATGAACGGCAGGAAAAGCCTATCCCAGAGGGGGAGGACAAGAAGCATGACGAGGAAACCAAGCATACTATAACGGATTATGATGAGGTCGAGATCCATGGTCTGAAATGTTGATCAAGAAGAGAGGATGAAGAAAGGGCTCTAGAGAAGACGACAATGTGGGTGGGGGGGAGGGGTTCTCAGGTGCAAATTAATTCTAACTCTGATCGTATATTTTATATTGGGGTTTGGTAGTTTGATTGTGAGTGTGATTTCTATTTTGATTAGGAGTAGGAGAATTAGGAAACTATTTGTGGGGATTAatagatttggtttctattttgaTTACTAGGTGTATAATGTTTAGGATTTTGTGATAGTGGTCAAGGGCACTATTTAAAGTTTTAGTGGTTTCTATTGGATTCTAATGCTTTAGGGtttgtttcaaaatattttaaacaaaaaagatTTACAAgggcaatttttaaaaacaaataaaattttatttaaaaattcatatataaaaaaatagaggcTTGTTTGTCATGTgctttaaaaacaatttgttatttttaaaaataaaaaatagtttttaaaaattcctaaCATTGTTTGATTActgttttttagaaataatatttaaaaacaaagtgaaattttAGAGAATAAGTATGAGtttttttcactaatttttaaaaacaaaaggaaaacatagacctatttaatcatattttatgaaacttgtttttaaaaacaattttttgttctttaacttataaatagtttttaaaacaagtttaaaaaaatatggttaAATAGACCATAATTTTCTCATTACATCCATGcctcctttattattattattattattatttactatttttatcgACTTTTTATTGTTGTTATATAATGTAtagtaaatttttaaattgaaaattttaatttaaaagtttagttttttttaaagtccatttttatattctatttattaaaagttttgaatttgaataaaattatgtattttaaattttttagatttattaacatttttaaagtgaaaaaattatttattttattttaatattttaattttaaatttattaaatattttaaaattctaggaaatctaaatttaaatattagaatttcatATTTGTAAGAGTATTTTGGTCTTTTTATTAATAGTAGTATGTATTTTGgtactgaaaaaaaaattcataattcaaGTGTAAAtatattatccattttttttaatcccttTTATGAAATAGGTTAATCTGATGataaaatatgagatataaatatcctatgtattaaaaatttatttttctattaaattttaatttttaatatactcattctacaaaataatttttttaattataaattaaatttctgatatataaattatttttatatattaaatagcataatataattttatttatttataaagtttaaatattttaatcatggatattgttaaaaataacaaaattttcattttttttaaataaaaaatatttgaatgtgatataattttattttaaacattgaaaataatatatatttcatattattttttattcatttcataaattaaaatataaatataatataatataacatatctcattgaATATATTATGTACCTTCAAATATCATGTTTATATGATATGTATATCAAAGGGTATCGTATCCCATTGGAAATCATATCTTAAGATCTACATATTCTATCGTATCTCATCCCGTCAACTAAATGTAGCCCAAGAGTGTTCAAATGGGATTAGTTTGACACTTAATTCAatgtttaaattttgaaaaaaaaactcaaggtATCGAATGAGTAtatatcaaattcaattttgagatatttaaatacataaaacatttaatttattaaataaaagcaCAAATATATGACACCAATATACAAGTACACgagatcaaaatataaataaatcttattaaaataaaaagactatgtttggttctagaaaagtttgaggaaaaatgaagggaaagaaaatacaaagtaaaagtagaaagaaagaaaaagtagaggaaaataaaaaatagattaaaagtcaataaattatttttatttgttacttcaaactcattttacttattttaactcattgatataaagattaaataatttaaaaatatataaatttctaactagttgtaataatatttgattttctttgatatttttcataacacaaccaaatatgaaaaaatcattttattttacactttttttctttccttagtgttttccaagaaccaaacataaccaaacACAATGAAACTCGAGTATAAAATAATGAGAGCAGAATCATACATGTAAGGACTCGAGTTTCACGAGTAAAACCACATAATTAGTGGTAATTTTGATATTAATAGAAAACTAATAAAACGTTTTTCACAATAATAATAGGAAACAGAGGATATactttctacattttttttatcgataacaaaaaaaacctataaataggctaatacATGACTGAAAGCAACATGAAAATAGACATGCTCCCACATTAAAAACAAACTTCTATGACTAGGTAAACAAACTCACTAAAGACTAGGACAACCCACATTTAAATTTCCTCAACAATCCCTCCCTTAAACCGATATTCCAGACATAACATCCAGTTTAATAAGAGTTAAACTTTGAAGCTCCATCCCTCAAATTAAAACATTTGAAGTATAAACACCAAGTAGTTTCCTGAGCTTCTTAAATGCAAGAAACTTGAGAGGCTTGGTTAGAATATTAGTGATCTGATCTTCATTTTTGTAGTAAATAAGATTAATGACTCCATCATTTGTGAGATCCCTCAAGAAATGATACTTCACATCTATATGTTTGCTTTGACCATGTAAAACTGGATTTTTGGAAAGCTTTATTGCTAAACTGTTGTCACAATAAATCTGAGTAGGTCCATCATCTTTGAAATGTACCTCTTTAAGGATTTTCTTTAACCAAATAGCTTGACAAGCACAAGTTGTTGCAACAACAAATTTAGCTTTAGTGGATAATAATGTGACAATAGGTTGCTTCTTTGATGACCATGAAATAGCTCCTACCCCCATCATGAAAACATACCCAGATGTGTTTTTTCGATCATCTAAATCTCCTGCATAATCACTATCTATAAAGCCAAACAAATTTGACTTttcttcattcttgtaaaaCAACCCAAACTCCTTAGTACCTTGCAAGTACCGGAAAGTTCTTTTTGCAGCCAAGAGATGAATCTTTGTAGGACATTCCATGTACCTGCTAATCACACTTATAATATGCATTATATCAAGTCTTGTTGCCGTTAAATACATTAAACTTCCCACTATTTGTTTGTAAAGAGTGTTGTCAACCTTCTTTCCTCCATTATCTTTGTTTAGTTTCATACCAAACTCAGATGAAGTATTTATAGGATTACAATCCTTCATTTGAAACCTGTCTAAGATTTCTCGCACATACTtcttttgagaaataaaaattccaatagAAGACTACATAACTtcaatgccaagaaaataaTGCATTGTGCCAAGATCAAACATCTCAAATTTAGCCATCATGGATTTCTTAAAACTTCTAAACATGGTCTTATGATTTCCAGTGTAGATTAAATCATCTACATATAAGCAAACAATGGACATTTTTCCTTccatattcaatttttataaaaaacgtATGGTCATAAGGACATTTTTTAAATCCTTCATTCAAAAAATGAGTTTCTATACGATTATACCAAGCCCGTAGAActtgttttaatccatataGAGTTTTCTTTAACTTATACACTTCATGCTCATTGCCAAGTTTTACATAACCAGGAAGTTGATCAATAAATACCTTTTATTTCAAATCTCTATGGAGGAATGTTGATTTCATGTCCAATTGAAAGATAGGCTATGAGTTTTGAGCTGTCGTGGCAATCATCGATTTGATTGTATCATGCCTTGCAACCGAAGTAAAGACTTCTTCATACTCAACACCAAATTCCTGCTTGCAGTCCTTAGCTACCAAGTGTGTCTTGTGCTTGTCAACCTCACCATTCTCCTTTAACTTTGTCTTGTAAACCTACTTTACACCAATGGTCTTCTACCTTTTTGGAAGATCACATAGCTCCTATGTATCATTTCTTTCAATGGCTATAATTTCAGCATCCATAGCCTTTctttatttaggttatttgacAGCCACTTCAAAAATGGTAAGATCACAATTTGAAAACAAAGCAAAATGTGTAAGTGGGCCATCACCTTGGTCAACTCTAGTTAACTCATAATTAGTCATCCATGCTAGTCTTCTTCGAACACGTTGAGGCTTTTGTGACTCAACTGTAAGTGGGATTTGATAAACTATTGGAACATTTTGAGTGACTTCATTTTCTTGGTCATTCCCCATAGGCTGCTGTCATTTTTCATCATCACCAAAATCTACTagaatattttctttaacaCTATTTTGATTCCATAACCAGGTGtctttttcatcaaataccACATCACGACCGATGACAATTTTCATGGTGCTAGGATTGTATAGTTTATAAGCTTTTGAATTATCACTAACaccaagaaaaatgcatttttcttcctTGTTAGCTAGTTTCCTCATTTTCTCATCTAGAATATGGGCATAGGCAATATACCCAAAAATCCGAAAATGATCTATAGTAGGTTTCCTTCCACTCCATGCTTCTTCCAGTGTCATATTTTGAACAGTAAGTGTGAGACTTTTGTTCAATATATGAATGCTCCAATTAACTTCTTTAGGCCAGAAACTTTTTAGAATGCTAGTTGTTGTCAAAAGGCTTTGCACCATATTCATAATAGTGCGGTTCTTCCTCTCACATACACTATTCTATTGGGGTGTATAAGTTGTTGTAAGTTGTCTCTTGATTCCATGGTTCTCACAAAAAATTGCAAATTCATGTGAATTATATTCTCCACCATGATCCGTGCAAATAACTTTTATTGGGTTGCCAACTTCTTTCTCAACAAGCGCTTTATAGCTTTTAAAAGCTACAAAGGCTTCAAATTTTTCTTGcaaaaaataaacccatatctTACGACTATAATCATCGATGAAGGTAATTATATATCTTTCACCTCCATTAGAATGTAGTGTTATTGGGCCACAAATGTCGAAATGAACAAGCTCCAATGCCTTCTTCGCTTTCCAAGATTTTCCTTGTGGGAATTGATTACGGTGTTGTTTGCTAACaacacattcttcacaaaattgagaagaagTTGTAATTTGAGGAATCCTTATCACCATGTGTTTTTTGTTGTAGTGTTTTCAATACGCCAAAATTCAGATGCCCATAACGAAAGTGCCATAGTCAGGCCTCATCTTTTAATTTTGCTGAGAAGCATGTATGAGCAATGTTGTGAAGATAAAATGGGAATATATGATTTGCCATCATGTTAACTTGAGCAATTAAGCCCAACTTTGTGTCTTGAATTTGACATACTTCATCTTTGATGAAATtctcatatcatttttcttgtaattttccCACACTAAGCAAGTTGGTCTTTAAATTTGGCACAAAAAGAACATTAGTGATAGTGTGGGTGGCATTTCCTTTGGTTTGGATTGTTACATTTCCTTTTCTCATAACAAAAATTGTGGAGTTGTCACCAAACTTAATAGAGTTGCGATTTCATCCAAGTCAGATAATGCCTCATTCTCTCCACATATGTGGTTCCTGCAGCCATTATCTAAATACCACATGTTTTGTTGAGTTTCTTCCTTCACCTGACATACCATCAAAACATACacctctttttcattttttgcaaAGTTAGTTTGATCTCCACTTTGTTTGTTCAAATTAGCTTGACATTCTGATTTATAATGGCCATACCTATGACATCTGTAACATTCAACATTGAACTTATTTGCTGACTTTGATCTATAAGTTGTTGAGTGGTGGCCTCCACACCCTTTGTCTCTTTCTTGAAATTGACtattttgatgatgatgattttgttgttGGTTCCCACAATCATTGTTGTTTTTGTCTCTTCTGCCTCTTCCTTGTCCTCTATTAATTCTATTGGGTGTAGAGTGATTTTCTGATAAGGTCTTCAATGtttgttcttcttttttcctACTATTACTTTTTTGCTCATGAACCAACAAAGAATTTTGTAATTCATCAATTGATAGTAAATCGACATCATTAGCTTCTTCTATAGAACACACAACAAAATTAAAGTTTGGTGCCAAGGATCGAAGAATTTTCTTAACAATGAGAACATCCTCTATTTTGTCGCCATGGATCCACATCTTGTTAACGATTGCCATCGTTCTTGAAAAATAGTTTGTAACTGATTTTACTAATTTCATTCGAAGCATTTCGAATTCTGAACAAAGTGCTTGAAGTTGCTACCTCTTAGCCCTTGCTATACCTTGGTACTTCTTCTTCATGGAATCCCAAATATGTTTGGTGGTGTCCTTGCAAAGAATGGTTTTCAAGATTGAGCAATCAATAGTTTGGAAAAGATAATTCTTTGCTTTAAGATCCTTTAACTTCAGCCCTTTAAGCTCTGTCTTTTGTGCATTTGTCAACACAACACATTCTACTAGTTCTGTTACTTTAGAAACAACAACTGTCCAATATTCTTTGGACCTCAAGAAGTTCTCCTTGAGCATGCTCCAATGGTCATAGTGGCCATCAAAGCCTGGAATGGTTAGCTATTCAAAACTTTTAGAAGCcattaatttcacttttattcTCCTCGGAACTTGCTCTGAAACCAATGATATAAACATAAAACTAATGAAACGTTTTTCAGAATAACAGTAGGAAGTAGAGAATATactttctacattttttttattgataaacaaccaacctataaataggctaatacATAATTAAAAGTAACATGAAAATAGACACTATCCCACTTTAAAAACAAACTGCTATGACCAGGTAAACAAACTCACTAAAGACTAGAACAGCCCATGTtgcaaattattaaatttcctTAACAACTTTTCCCTGGTTATTGAATCAATATTGGAGCAAAGCATTtagatattttcatattcatttttcactttttttttttaaatttaacatttttgtttatttcaaCTTAATATCTAAaaggttttctttattttgtttatctttttaagaaaattaatccCTAATCTAGTTAAATTGATATTGtataagaaattcaaaattgatTCTAGCTTTTTCTAGTCCTATGTTGAAGTGCATCTCCAACAAGTCTCTCctttaaataaaagttttggattttataaaaaaaaaattaaattttaaatcaaattccaaaaaataataagaaaaaatataaaaaggggGGCCCACACCGCTGGTTCAGAAAATCATTTTGTGCAGGGGCGCCAGATCTTTCCATGTATATAAATACTGAAACGGCGAAACAAATGGAGCAGAAGGCGAAACCAAATGGAGACCGCCTCCTACTTCTACGAAACCCTATCCCCTCTGTCTCCTCCGCCGTCAGATCGATCTCCGCCGCCTTCCGATGAATCTCAGCCCTATTACGTGTACCGGAATCAAATCTCCCTTTCTTCTCTCAGTTACCCTTCGCCGGAAACCGCCGCCCCGGACTACTTCTCCCTCGACGCCCGCGCAGACGTCGAGGAGCCGAGCCCCGCGCGGTTTCGCACTCCGCCTCCGGCTTCAGAAGAAGAGGCGCCGGCTGTCGAGAGCGGGTGGTTCAGAGGGAATAGTCGGTTGAGAAGCCCCATGCTGAAGCTCCATAAAGGTTAGCGAACCTTTTGTTCTCTGTTTGGTTAGTGACAAtatagagaagaaaagaaaatgggggaaaaatTTGTAGTTATATTCTTtcccaccattttttttccgtAAAATTCTTTACAAACTTAGCGGTTTTCTGGTATTTTTAAGGTTTCCAAGCCACCAGAAGGTGCATTATGCACTTcatttttatatgattatttatgCTTGTGTTTAGGTTAAGTACGCTTTACAAGcttcaaatttttgtttaatggAAGAGTTCGATTGCAATGTGTAGTATCCTTAATTGTTAAAAATGTTAGCTtgaattacttatttatttttggaatttgaatATGGGAGCTATGTCTAGTGTGACTAAATTAATGAGCATTCACTACATATGTTCTTTTGGAGTTCTGATTTCAATTCCAAATAGATTTTGGGTCAGCTGTATATTGCTGTAATTGCtatttctattgtttctttgtTATTACTCAAAGCATGGATTGTTTGGTAACTGATCCATCTGGAGAGATTTGCTTCCTTGGGCAGTTGAGCTTTTTATCTCTTGGTATATGCAGTTGTTGGCTATAGAGATGAAAGCCCCAAGGGTGGTTTTCGTTTGTGGGTTTTTGACTGTGGCCTGAATTGATTTTAGAATGTTAATTTTGGTTGATACGAGCATCATGGGGCCTCTCAAAAATATCTGTAcctatataataattataatactTGTTAACTGGTTTATACCTTGTCTAATGATGGTGGGTGTTGCAGAGATATTGGATTTCTCTGACTTTCTTTCTCCAACCCCCAAGGAACAATCTGCACGGAATGCAGCAATAGAATCTGTCTTTAACGTAATCAGATATATATGGCCCAACTGCAAGGTGTAATTGGCTGTCTTTCTATCCtttctcaaatttcaattttgcaGAAAACTGGGAATTTGGGGAAGTCATGTTATTAACTTATTACTATTATTGTAGGTAGAAGTTTTTGGGTCATTCAAAACAGGGCTTTATCTTCCAACCAGTGATATTGATGTAAGTGCATTCCTTCCTGTTagtgtgttttattttattttattttttaatcatgatGTGATAATAGCTATGtgtttatccatttttttagCTCCCATTCTTGTTCATGCTGCTTGTCTGTACCATGTGTTCTCACTTCTTGTTTAGTTACACATTCACTATTATAGTTTTTTATGAACTGGATTTTAGCTTGCTTCTGACAGCTAGTATGTTTACTGAATAGAAGAAGCGAAAACAATGTGGTCCTGTAGATTTTGGAATTAATTCACTGAAATATTTGCAATTTTCTGTTTAGTGAATGTTCTTGTCTTCTCTCAGAAAATTAGGTGAACTACCTTTTGGGTTTGGGTCTTATCACTGAAGCCACACTAAAGCCAAGGCCATTACGATTCTTTTCCTGGAATCTGGAAGGGGTTGGATTGGTAATACACCTTCCTTTAGCGTTTTTGCATTAAGTCCCCATGACACACTTAAACTTCTATGTTTACACAGCCCCTGTTGAACTTGTTTCAAGGGAAAATGGACAATGAAGTAGCAAAATACGTCTAGCAAGGAGTCGCGTCCTGTTGAACTTGTTTTTAGTAGATGCAATACATTGACAGTTCTCTATCACTTGAAAATATATCTAAGTCATTCTGGACAAGTCTGTAACTCTAAACATTTCCTAGTggtgtttttcaaattttaaaaaccaggCCTGTATTTAGAAATAGAACAACTGAGACATAAAGATGCTCTCAATAAGAAGATATGTTGTTAGTTCTGTGACATTGTTTTTTGGAGCTTATCTTTTCTTCATCTCCCACAACTGAAGTAAAAAGGTGAGATGGAAGTTTTTCATGTTTCTGTATCCCTCTTTTGATTGTCTGAGTATGCAGATATGAAACATAGATGAGTACTTTGCTATATCCCTCTAGCACCTGTTAAAAATGCACCAAACAAAAAGGGGatgcaccttttttttttttttttttttttaaattattagaatAGCTTGTGATCTTATTTAAAGTAGGGAAAAGAACTTGAACTTGTGGCTCAATTAATTGACATTCTACTAGTGGAGGTATAGGTTTATGATGAGCACAATTTTGGGCATATTTTCTAAAGCAGAATCATTTCTTCTACAGAAGATCAAATATTATCACACTTTTTTGATTTcttgctaaaaaaaatattatattattaggAAAAAGAAGATCCTTCATTTCTTGTTACAGTTGATcttctttgtcattttttttaactatatgaTGTTACAATAAAGGGTGCATTTGTAAAGAATTGGtgaatttaatcattttctagCTAATTTAAGCAATTGGGCAATTGCTATTAATTGTAGGTTGTGATTCTGGGTTCAGATATCAAGACTCCACAAATTGGGCTGTATGCTCTTTCTAGGGCATTGTCACAAAagggaattgcaaagaaaatacAGGTGCACTTCTTCGACGATTAGACTACCACTATCATCTAAATTTCATCTAACATGTTTTCTGCTAATTCAGGTTATTGCTAAGGCCCGTGTTCCAATTATTAAATTCATAGAGAAGAGAAGCAGTGTTGCTTTTGATAtaaggtttataaattttatatttttgtttttgcattggATATTTAGTTTCCTAATAAGTTATTCATTGATGCTGTTGTTTTGTACTTTCatttctcctcaaaaagcattttttttttcaaaaaagaaaacacagaataaaataaattgcttATGATTCTAGTTTAGCCTTTTGTTGGTTTATGGTTAGTGTGCTGTATTCAGCTTTAAGTTACATGCGATAGAATTCCAttctgttttcttttaattgGGTGTCCTGTTCTTTTCATATATTAGTACTATTTACTTCTTGTGGGAGTAGTTTAATACCCCAGGAAAAAAAAAGCCTTCTGTATCTTTTCCTCTTCTAGAAAATCATAAGCATTTTGTTCCCTTTAGATTCAATATCTTTGAAGCAGATATTTGGCATGGATTCccttaaaactttaattttaaaataaaagagacAAGTATAAGGAGAAAGGTGCTATTACTAAATTTGTTAAATGCTCTATGTCGTATTGGTTCTAGTCAGCCTTGGCATTTGCATTTATCAAACCCACATGTCATAAGGTTCAGTGCGATAGCGCCTTGAAATTTTTCTGTGTATTACTAGTACAAATTCAACCTGTGAATTGATACAGATGATTTATTGGACTATggaatttctttgtttttaattcaaCTGCATAGTTAAAAGCATTATATCTAGGAAGAGATTTGCAGCATTTTCTCAATATTCATTTGAACCAACATAAGTTTCTTTTTTAACAGCACTTTCTGATATTCAAGTTTCATGTTGAATTGATTTCACGTGAACAAATACATAtccaaccaaaaaaaagaaaaaaaagaagagagaattcCATGTGCAAAAATATGCTGCTGACTTTTATGTTTTGTCTCTTGGGTCACAGTTTTGATGTGGAAAATGGACCAAAAGCTGCTGAGTATATTCAGGTTTGCTGCCTGCTCTATCCTCTCTCTGGTCTCCTATTTCTTAATTTTGGTCACTGATGCTTACAAAGAAGGAAGTGATACTCATCCTCTTTCCCCAATGGAGGTTAGAATGATCGAGTTTGCTTCATATCTGAACTATCATATTCATTTGATAATGCTTGAGGTGCTTCGGTTTGGTATTTTTGTTATGGGACATGTTGCCTCTTGCACTGTCTTACTAAAGCTTTTGTATTAAATAAAATCCTTTGCTAAATTTCATCAGTGCtcaagtaaattaaaaatagtaataataaaataaagaaagaatgattaattaaaaattaaaaactaaataaaaaagaaaaataaattatataatgataatgcttataaaaaaaacagaaataaaaataaaaactaaataaaaaaaagaagcacTTTTCTCATGTGTATGATATACTATAATGATAATGCTTGGACTtgtttttgatgattttttttttgtttaacttGTAACATGTGAActcaatattgaaaattaatttcttattgtAACTTAAATGCCAAAAATTATAAGTTTAGATGGAAAATTCAAGTTCTAACAGATTCTTGCAAATAAGATGAGCTAAGGTATTAATttctaaatctttttttctttttatcagaATCATTAATGTCAAGCAAAGATTAGTAAATGCTTGGATAATTAGAGATAGAGTTTtcacaaaaaatattgaattggtGAAAAAGGCCTAGTTTACATAGTCTAAACTAAACCCATGAGcgcttttaacttttttttggatatttctTGTTGAAATCTGACTTGTTAGAGTAATTGGCTGGGCTTTTCAAGTCGTGCACTGAGTTTTAAAATGGTGATTCAAAGGGCAAAAGCTATAATCATGTCACATTTAGCAAACTAAATCTTAATTCAAATGAGTTCTtggagaattaaaaaataataatagggtGAATCTCAACTTGAATACCTTTGTTAAACCATTGGCCTTCACCTTGCCTGTAAGGGAAGAACCAACACTCTTTCAAATGGAGGGTCATTCCACTTTCATTTGGCTTGGATGAATGCTATATGCTTTATGAATTTATGATTGAATAATTGCCTATTAGTATTAACATGTTTGTTGATTTTCCTTGtcaatgaattttgaatttatgcCATCTGTGATCTTCTTTTCAGGATGCTATATCAAAGTGGCCCCCACTGCGGCCATTGTGTTTAATCTTGAAAGTTTTTCTACAACAGCGAGAATTGAATGAGGTGTGGGCCTTTGTTACCTTTCTTGTGATATAATAATAtgccttcttttctttctttcatttttttttctggtgAGTTTTCCTTGTTCCAATCTGCATCTTTTGTGCTTCCTTTTATGCTGTAGGTATATTCTGGTGGAATTGGTTCTTATGCCCTCCTTGCTATGCTCATAGCAATGTTGCAGGTATGTAACTTCAAAATCTTACATGTTGaatattaacctttttttttaaatcagaaaTGCTAGACTTTGAATATCAATCAAATTCTTCCAGGTGTGTACACACAAACACATGCTTATCTTTGAGCCCCTTAACAACTTGCTATTGGTTGGCCAGCCATAATTTGCAATGTCTAAAAAGAAGTGAAAAGGGAATAATGAGAAATGTTAGCAACACACAATAGAACAGTGAAAGGGGGAAATTTATAGACTATGAAATATAATATGGTAAAACTATGTTAAACTACTTCTACGATCAAGTTGTTTTTGACTTGTTCAGGATTTGGATATTAAATCTACGATACTATTCTTGAAGTGTCTATAACATAACAATAGTATCTGGTACAGACAACTGCTTCAGTGAAGCCACTGCTAAGTACCAATAACTGATTCTCATTCCTTTCTATATCTTAGAATTTAAAATGTGACGACATGGtagtaaatcaattttttttgaatcCTCACTCTTCCCTCTGTGAATTGTACTGGACTTTGTAGCTTGTGCCACCCCAAGTATAAATTACT
Protein-coding regions in this window:
- the LOC104877557 gene encoding E3 ubiquitin-protein ligase RING1-like; translated protein: MDLDLIIIRYSMLGFLVMLLVLPLWDRLFLPFIRSRRIHEPELGGSSDFEQDSEEDEIETIVQVKRLSQTRFHLALEQLPPLTNYRSRSSSPGTSIYGGCPICLEDFEEGESCQVIPECNHIFHWPCIAEWLMENQTCPVCRRLLLPRKKAYKFPIPSY
- the LOC100259006 gene encoding uncharacterized protein LOC100259006; this translates as METASYFYETLSPLSPPPSDRSPPPSDESQPYYVYRNQISLSSLSYPSPETAAPDYFSLDARADVEEPSPARFRTPPPASEEEAPAVESGWFRGNSRLRSPMLKLHKEILDFSDFLSPTPKEQSARNAAIESVFNVIRYIWPNCKVEVFGSFKTGLYLPTSDIDVVILGSDIKTPQIGLYALSRALSQKGIAKKIQVIAKARVPIIKFIEKRSSVAFDISFDVENGPKAAEYIQDAISKWPPLRPLCLILKVFLQQRELNEVYSGGIGSYALLAMLIAMLQNLQEWNASVEHNLGVLLVNFFDFYGRKLNTVDIGVTCNGPGTFFLKSTKGFVNKGQKFLISIEDPQLPGNDIGKNSFNYFQIRSAFSMAFSTLTNARTILGLDPNRSILGTIIRPDPILLERKGGSNGTMTFDHLLPGAGEPLSPQTGGQELLCNWQVEDAEEEPLPRSNPIAGDGSANSSGKKRKASKERLRNKVKEHADMEKDKSKKKRRWKHQ